In Humulus lupulus chromosome 7, drHumLupu1.1, whole genome shotgun sequence, the following are encoded in one genomic region:
- the LOC133789009 gene encoding uncharacterized protein LOC133789009, which translates to MENFSYSSYPDSGDSSPHSREIDFENPPPWDDQPPQQHQNYKVKFMCSYGGKILPRPHDNQLCYIGGETKILAVDRTVKFSNMVSKLSALCENEVSFKYQLPGEDLDALISVTNDDDLEHMMHEYDRFYRTTGKPARMRLFLFPMVANSASSFGSEGPNPDRDQFVEALNLVQNHGSDPAQKPPVHNNVDFLFGLEKNVGIRAAASPPPPPTVPEPLAPAPEYQVMGGVNRVVGSNPPVNPVDIQRQLQKLQIEHEHQQQQLHHQQQQQNQQAMYGRKSDENLVGGYAGENYYIHKVPEKIPAMSAPPPQGYWPEKQVTSGGYPPNHGGAAQDHPVYMIPAHGAPVYHHQPMVRPVTGPPGQPQGYYQVQQQRMAPDVYQEQPVYNVVPPPQQQQHQPPLSAPPQNLPTQAPKMAATYQEGMGIGRPSGGGGGMVPTSDVGQYTQVAYDSATGRQVFYTAGGGMVLAPSQASAAAAPGPQLSYAAVAADTRPGGSLGQEPGKVVVTKVSQASV; encoded by the coding sequence ATGGAGAATTTCTCATACAGTTCGTACCCTGACTCGGGTGACTCGTCGCCCCACTCCAGAGAGATCGACTTCGAGAATCCACCGCCGTGGGACGATCAACCGCCGCAGCAACATCAGAACTACAAGGTCAAGTTCATGTGCAGCTACGGCGGCAAGATCCTCCCCCGTCCTCACGACAATCAACTCTGCTACATCGGCGGCGAGACCAAGATCCTCGCCGTTGATCGGACCGTCAAGTTCTCCAATATGGTTTCTAAGCTTTCTGCTCTATGCGAGAACGAGGTTTCGTTTAAGTACCAGCTCCCCGGTGAGGATCTCGACGCCTTGATCTCCGTCACCAACGACGATGACTTGGAGCACATGATGCATGAGTACGATCGCTTCTACCGGACCACTGGTAAGCCGGCGAGGATGAGGCTGTTTCTCTTTCCCATGGTGGCTAACTCCGCCTCAAGTTTCGGTTCGGAGGGTCCGAACCCCGATCGGGATCAGTTCGTCGAGGCTTTGAATTTGGTTCAGAATCATGGATCCGACCCGGCCCAGAAACCTCCAGTTCACAACAACGTCGACTTCTTGTTTGGCCTCGAGAAAAATGTTGGCATCAGAGCTGCGGCGTCTCCTCCGCCTCCGCCGACTGTTCCGGAACCATTGGCTCCGGCGCCGGAATATCAGGTTATGGGTGGAGTTAATCGCGTTGTCGGGTCGAACCCACCCGTTAACCCGGTTGATATTCAGAGGCAGTTGCAGAAGTTGCAAATTGAACACGAACATCAACAGCAACAACTCCATCATCAACAGCAACAACAAAACCAACAAGCCATGTATGGAAGAAAAAGCGATGAGAATCTGGTCGGAGGATACGCCGGAGAAAATTACTACATCCATAAAGTTCCGGAAAAGATTCCAGCCATGTCTGCTCCTCCTCCGCAGGGTTACTGGCCGGAAAAGCAAGTCACAAGCGGTGGATATCCACCGAACCACGGAGGAGCAGCACAGGACCATCCGGTGTACATGATCCCGGCTCACGGTGCTCCGGTCTACCATCACCAACCCATGGTCCGACCGGTTACCGGTCCACCCGGTCAACCTCAAGGTTACTACCAAGTTCAGCAGCAGCGAATGGCTCCCGATGTTTACCAGGAACAGCCGGTGTACAATGTGGTACCTCcaccgcagcagcagcaacatcaGCCGCCTCTCTCTGCGCCGCCACAGAATCTTCCGACTCAGGCGCCGAAGATGGCGGCCACGTATCAGGAAGGGATGGGAATCGGGCGGCCAAGTGGCGGAGGCGGAGGAATGGTTCCTACATCGGACGTGGGTCAGTACACCCAGGTGGCGTACGATAGCGCGACGGGTAGACAGGTTTTCTATACCGCGGGAGGTGGGATGGTGTTGGCACCTTCTCAGGCATCGGCGGCGGCGGCTCCGGGGCCACAGCTAAGTTACGCGGCGGTGGCGGCTGACACGAGACCTGGCGGGTCGTTGGGTCAGGAGCCGGGTAAGGTGGTTGTTACCAAAGTTTCACAAGCATCAGTGTGA